From Elusimicrobiota bacterium:
AAATAAGGAGGCAGAGAACAAGGTGACAAAAAAAGTTGTGTTAGTCGTAGATGATGATCCAGAACTTGCGGAACTTGTCCGCAGCGGGCTTGAGACCATTGACTGCGAAGTTGTCACCGCGCATACTGGCCGTACTGCGCAGGGTATTCTTGAGAAAACAACGCCTGACCTAGCGGTACTAGATGTAATGCTGCCGGATATCGACGGGATTACATTATGCCAGGAGATAAAGCATGACCCCAAGAAAAAAGATGTGCCGGTAATCATGATGACCGCGTTATCTGACCGTACAACATATCATGATGCGTTATTGTTTGGCGCAACGGATTATATTGTGAAACCGTTTGAGATGAAAGAACTGTTGGAGAAAGTAAACAAAGCGTTAGCACTGAAAGATAACGCCAAAAAATAAACGGGAATATTTATGGGTAATAAAAAAATTAAGGTTGGGAAGTATAGTGTTGGGAATACCGGCGGGATAATATTAATCGCAGGGCCGTGTGTTATTGAATCAGAACTTATGGCGTTAACCCTGGCAAAAAAAATTAAACTTATAGCGTCACAGGCCGGGGTGCCGTTTATATTTAAAGCGTCATTTGATAAAGCTAACCGCAGTGCAATAAAATCTTTCCGCGGGATTGGGCTTAGTGAAGGGTTGGAAGTACTGAAAGAAAT
This genomic window contains:
- a CDS encoding response regulator — encoded protein: MTKKVVLVVDDDPELAELVRSGLETIDCEVVTAHTGRTAQGILEKTTPDLAVLDVMLPDIDGITLCQEIKHDPKKKDVPVIMMTALSDRTTYHDALLFGATDYIVKPFEMKELLEKVNKALALKDNAKK